In a genomic window of Wyeomyia smithii strain HCP4-BCI-WySm-NY-G18 chromosome 1, ASM2978416v1, whole genome shotgun sequence:
- the LOC129718770 gene encoding protein unc-80 homolog isoform X1: MAASNDTTSPIDEGLQDLGVPVPVQTFLWQQIAPFIRPKLGKLHEASCMYCQHAPGHHELKEACKSFEKTLVQNMFYGLSPSLDSALKSIPRWRLVQAALPHVMHCAGALMHNRVKDLQALGAAETKILYTLHWILLFAAEECADDDMEANKDVKKQQNYLFSIPTISLFVYSFAPIAHMLKESDFQNIRLENGLKMWQGMWEYRAPNAPCFTAPVKPKARNFLNSISTTPSVEVFSPKKLEGVHQGIDSPPSISFSDTPKHDDEMSYVSSPKDSVFPETIPEEASSVEEERVVIFQLPMGVNTTDPSFYTADASLLHQSTSLRGAKPPAQIHRERPEKIATKFDFDRIETLSRGDDSKPKTSTSTERESLETDPKSPQCTKGDVAAATFLDVAVLRCLFISHWQEDGVYWSLHYLNNRLRDISEETSIPPSQPRRRSNSLPIPQIEISLYQGPTSSNRDSPSMGSINKDYIEVPEPPISALLIDSPYHAPKSQSDDQSTPTAERKGSEKKRRVKMADLRTLIETRILSKSDRGLEKIGLEVTNGKRLQHLDCHRSLDTGEKHLSRSASLISRAPSTNLVKGKSMPSLSCLLDSGSHRYVEPPKVIKNPQPPVNPKAPQSMPRYPIITVTEHTPTPSPDYLKRQGSIDSQLDALSIGGSTGIFKSQMLRSHTDSHIGYNSGADETEAPGSSFYITKEGSIDYEIVLLAVHCVFKRDSNICTLRVLETGLNICELLLDSGVLKLGEHAHTLSMGIVKRALLHLGCPHGCNDGNRVPPAEVLRTACHSILSRLLRQASKLSKAYLRNMIRTTQLHELIEFFHAFVGFCVDPSSLLSPLNLKRPSAIKSLTPDFGGISGGQGGYATNFGSGLSGGAESQVIAAVFKTLVSRFVDALKDLKGQENVALYCDVRQLVTYVKGAHGGPFRRVALSGILAVTPRPHKQAPNMQTTRVIRHIPANDIQSYQQDEKNQRKLLFKKKSTSSTCAFVPLLLQSLLETEGLEEHCRISQSPLSNIRRKGAPPRPTLTPRHSERALLSDSTSSSERNSVGRLSGIVRWFRGSKDRESIDLESGPIGSSEITTSFMRKGSLNFQARARATEGIGRSIQRARRRVERRLNRFGIGKGKKKMGGTEDVSGSYFSRRSSFDTAEGPRESEVVVLKERRLIPMNPVREGMARFSFLLETCAPGSIPDPPLIAALLDLPQAPIVARAALLMECAHFVHLCNRGQWPSWMKQNIPSFRPSGPALGNRTSLAAGVRRIHILQRAAGKMFHQWGEALGFRLDDMLNNEKKTFDQISANLSDLDKQKQLLQQDEEEDFLDEMSVNPHGNDCPPALKLVACMLLMEITGFLRETYQTLPKISRLSTKEKQVPWDKVCRETNRRWSMALSSMGHSQTSAQSLQSIAGQAERKISFVLQEPDNESEGSSNTTLTIQGEEVVQQAQKRSITTTRNFLLRRGTSTTPAGGSFKRRSLKLRRGAKDLKDNDDYPVRRTDSIQSRRKVSSLSDRSDNSEPGQVSGGEESPGILSDDQPPESPCDSNDSDETAKNLPWLRSVTAFLNSFNYYCDHQNFCHPYCYRRHMRGATRLVKAVRKIYGEEFGLLPMAFNSMADSGKNNTRRDRPKQGRKVSDQSSSLTSPSRRKDSITKRDRIIQDDSEPNTSQYSQRIDENKKMQEPALILKYLKNHVRDMFHVPICTLVKGAAVLTEEQFIDITPVAWELLLESNQEVSAASAALFILASVKAPTTASELMQRALKHKNPNIRIEAMLRYQVLWKNRFQVWPRMEEGAHLSFKVPPPGIEFTLPSPKIGIESLPVVDPPWSPRQQNKDMEVTLNQERHRSLVTATKTRKKQQTEAIRHAIQQQEDKQRSERQSFLITTIPLTQQAAYEPGLDHGPGEDHIEEEEDGARSAIHMHAAHSVFPSCLCSSVMQIVACLDDAAVNADGCSVYETAYQVIWVCLVEDSALFLRYVLERLTRDHQDQMFKLLRHLIRFVPRLPQQAAFALYNYIIGYVMFYVRSTHECSQQLVGSALSVLWMIVHSVHGIMFKDLKQILRKEQCDASIMLTANVPSAKKIVVHGPEDEGGIPSQFPVQEDTQFTQLLTESLDFFGIDEKKFNQFQLVDYKTHQILNPNWYVRDLYFFKRSQYPQLRLLEMKPEEAFNALQRQELYKKFVEIGKVHLTWAILKNVDMVVQRVVFLHEELMKLPSFPRKALEVDLDLHQGGELGKELLGLDVLHKFMWVRLIARMFEAMAGNFAYSADIQLFLNVLSGAALLHSEDSCIMRYVTATFINAAFNFKNIFSTNGYFMIMPTLLQVYSLHQTNKLVTTTIEYAVKQFYLLNRKPFILQMFGSVSAILDTDEDGAYGEAHKVQSSCLFNLLLSLETPSPDPLNIAELVKESKPLKAIDFCYHDEDEMVTVLDCITLCVMVVSYSAESTRGYQMLIILEAILPCYMQQIQSPSYVPLEGKCERDIILQLAVAIRTMVHNCEGLSKSYNGPFRNSPEHKGSSQRNCSRGPPCSPGLDFDEESHSKYVSDVGRTKIINESVEDSETIRAEFRRPRDVLLSVVGEFITRASTRLNEIARKQGEGKPVELLDVKCHVRLAEIAHSLLKVSPYDPESMACRGLQRYMQFLFPKAEWADDHGMKPALVTILRRLDKVFLKISKKTSIRRNTDWEAAAGLLKGVYEAIVRYPHVLHWREMKAFLTTVQNLIVNEPGNFLEGVSSAGAALMSKSPPPFFCSQVVRLVALQVVSPADSLSLGLEQICGGSVEFPTQEKAERFMMHLLMPLCLKVCSGRSISDIGELKQSDVSFLVTAVLNAMSPVAGRTTQSGVQSNRTGADIRAGSLTFTGSRDAKRPAKISTSLYQATFLALRVLCICFEPRLANEWPRIVRVMRDLGRRNEAAPELWSFLEFVVTQRTPLYIVLMPFILHKISQPPIGDHERHMQFLIRERMRGMPPTGGVKSRGAILLELAREIRDLREELEEKRYDREPPPAESARREVPNVSLPQEPPKHQQRPSLISMFTGGPQAPSFSSYQQDSRSGTGVCTPSDTLSQQTLHAPRGESLSSSTTTTNKEIMMADSQSGDGITLTPGIVPEGSIIRQGPLSSILTESGSYPHLTHSISMQTSSKVQPPKLRFVSSVEFKTSSGETATTPLSPDSLADDSSGENQKHRLQRSRAQSRKTFRCRRGTTRSNNHSIESHPPPTVTAVVGGSLPHPVPGEPHELINKNITAIGDLSWDSVSQTSSTSGYRDNYSLQTGLLSPDGSLTGAALGGRSSSQHSLLMLFETQDEDTLI, encoded by the exons GAACTGAAAGAAGCTTGTAAG TCTTTCGAGAAAACGCttgttcaaaacatgttctacgGCCTCTCACCATCACTCGATTCTGCACTAAAGTCCATCCCCCGGTGGAGATTGGTTCAAGCGGCACTACCACACGTAATGCATTGCGCTGGTGCCCTGATGCATAATCG CGTGAAGGACTTACAAGCGTTGGGTGCTGCTGAaaccaaaattttgtacaccttgCACTGgattttgttgtttgctgcaGAAGAGTGCGCTGATGATGACATGGAAGCCAACAAagatgtcaaaaaacagcagaattatttattttccatacCAACTATATCG CTTTTTGTTTACTCGTTTGCTCCAATCGCACACATGCTTAAGGAATCAGACTTTCAAAACATCCGTCTAGAAAATGGTCTCAAAATGTGGCAAGGCATGTGGGAGTATCGGGCACCAAACGCGCCATGTTTTACTGCACCAGTCAAGCCAAAAGCTCGAAACTTCCTGAACTCCATTAGTACTACCCCCTCGGTAGAAGTGTTTTCCCCTA AAAAACTGGAAGGTGTACATCAGGGCATTGATTCACCACCCAGCATTTCGTTCTCGGACACTCCTAAGCATGACGATGAAATGTCTTACGTTTCTTCGCCCAAGGACTCCGTATTTCCGGAAACGATCCCGGAAGAGGCCTCCAGTGTTGAGGAAGAACGTGTCGTAATATTTCAACTGCCAATGGGAGTCAACACTACGGATCCTTCTTTTTACACCGCCGACGCCAGCCTGTTGCACCAATCGACAAGCCTAAGAGGAGCCAAGCCACCAGCCCAAATACATAGAGAACGGCCCGAGAAAATAGCGACTAAATTCGACTTTGACCGAATTGAAACACTAAGT AGAGGCGACGATTCCAAGCCCAAGACAAGCACCTCAACAGAACGCGAATCCTTGGAGACAGATCCTAAGTCTCCGCAGTGCACTAAAGGTGACGTTGCTGCTGCTACCTTTCTAGATGTTGCCGTGCTACGCTGCTTATTTATTTCGCATTGGCAAGAAGACGGAGTGTACTGGAGTTTGCATTATCTGAACAATAG ATTACGCGACATAAGTGAAGAGACATCCATACCTCCTTCCCAGCCTAGACGACGGTCTAATTCACTGCCGATTCCACAAATAGAAATTTCCTTATACCAAGGACCAACTAGCAGCAATCGGGATAGTCCCAGCATGGGATCAATAAACAAAGACTACATTGAGGTACCAGAGCCACCAATCAGTGCATTACTAATTGATTCACCTTATCATGCGCCAAAATCACAGAGCGACGATCAGAGCACCCCAACAGCCGAGCGGAAGGGTAGTGAGAAAAAGCGTCGTGTTAAAATGGCCGATTTGAGAACGCTAATCGAGACACGAATTCTATCGAAATCAGACAGAGGATTGGAGAAGATCGGACTCGAGGTTACCAACGGAAAACGTCTACAGCATCTG GATTGTCACAGAAGCTTGGACACTGGAGAAAAACATCTTTCTAGATCTGCTTCCTTGATATCCCGCGCACCGTCAACAAATCTAGTCAAAGGAAAAAGCATGCCTAGCCTTAG CTGTCTTCTAGATAGCGG GTCTCACAGGTACGTAGAGCCACCCAAGGTGATAAAGAATCCGCAGCCTCCCGTGAATCCAAAAGCTCCCCAGTCGATGCCGCGGTATCCTATCATCACAGTGACTGAGCATACGCCAACTCCGTCGCCAGACTACCTCAAACGACAG GGTTCGATAGACAGTCAGTTGGATGCTCTGAGTATTGGAGGAAGTACGGGAATATTTAAAAGTCAAATGTTACGATCCCACACTGACTCGCACATTG GGTATAATAGCGGAGCCGACGAAACCGAGGCTCCCGGATCCAGTTTCTATATAACCAAAGAGGGCAGCATCGATTATGAAATAGTTCTCCTAGCAGTACACTGCGTTTTTAAACGCGATTCCAACATTTGCACATTGCGGGTTTTGGAAACGGGTTTAAATATATGTGAGTTACTGCTAGACTCGGGCGTGTTGAAGTTAGGAGAACACGCGCACACACTGTCTATGGGTATCGTCAAAAGAGCGCTACTACATTTGGGTTGTCCACATGGTTGCAACGATG GTAATCGAGTACCACCCGCGGAAGTATTACGCACAGCTTGTCATTCTATACTATCACGACTGCTACGGCAAGCCTCCAAGCTGTCCAAGGCTTATCTGAGAAATATGATAAGGACTACGCAACTGCACGAGTTGATTGAATTCTTCCATGCCTTTGTTGGTTTTTGTGTTGATCCTAGCTCCCTATTATCGCCTCTTA ACCTTAAGAGACCATCTGCCATAAAATCGTTGACCCCTGACTTTGGCGGTATATCAGGCGGCCAGGGTGGATACGCAACCAACTTTGGTAGCGGCCTTAGCGGAGGTGCTGAGAGTCAGGTTATTGCGGCGGTCTTCAAAACTTTAGTTAGCAGGTTCGTGGATGCCCTAAAGGACCTTAAGGGGCAGGAAAATGTTGCTCTATACTGCGATGTTCGCCAGCTCGTGACATACGTCAAGGGTGCCCACGGAGGACCGTTTAGGCGGGTGGCCTTGAGCGGAATACTGGCCGTTACACCACGACCACACAAGCAAGCCCCCAATATGCAAACAACTCGTGTCATCAG GCATATCCCTGCAAATGACATTCAATCATATCAACAAGACGAAAAGAATCAACGAAAACTGTTATTTAAGAAAAAAAGCACATCATCCACATGTGCC TTTGTACCGCTGTTATTACAGAGCCTATTGGAGACCGAAGGATTAGAGGAACATTGTCGGATTAGCCAGAGCCCGCTAAGTAATATTCGCCGGAAGGGTGCGCCACCTAGACCTACCTTAACGCCAAGACACAGCGAAAGAGCGTTACTATCGGATTCAACTTCAAGTTCCGAACGCAACTCTGTTGGACGACTTAGCGGAATAGTTCGCTGGTTTCGAGGTTCAAAAGACAGAGAATCTATTGATTTAGAATCGGGTCCAATTGGTAGTTCGGAGATAACGACTTCTTTCATGCGGAAAGGGTCACTGAACTTTCAGGCACGTGCTCGCGCTACCGAAGGAATTGGACGTTCGATTCAACGGGCCCGCAGACGCGTCGAACGCCGATTAAATCGCTTTGGAATTGGCAAAGGGAAAAAGAAGATGGGTGGAACAGAGGATGTATCTGGAAGCT ACTTTAGTCGCCGAAGTTCTTTCGATACTGCCGAAGGTCCTCGTGAATCGGAGGTGGTTGTTTTGAAGGAACGGCGCCTAATACCAATGAATCCAGTTCGTGAAGGGATGGCTAGATTTTCTTTCTTGCTGGAGACATGTGCTCCTGGATCGATTCCCGATCCACCGTTGATTGCTGCTTTGCTTGATCTACCCCAAGCACCAATTGTTGCACGTGCTGCTCTCCTTATGGAGTGCGctcattttgttcatttgtgTAACCGCGGCCAGTGGCCTAGTTGGATGAAACAGAACATCCCATCATTTAGACCTTCCGGCCCTGCGCTAGGAAATCGTACGTCTCTGGCTGCCGGAGTTCGCCGAATTCATATACTGCAACGAGCTGCAGGAAAGATGTTTCATCAG tGGGGTGAAGCATTGGGATTTAGGCTGGATGACATGCTGAACAACGAAAAGAAGACATTTGATCAAATTTCCGCCAACTTATCGGATCTAGACAAACAAAAACAACTGTTGCAGCAAGATGAAGAAGAAGATTTCCTCGATGAAA TGAGCGTGAATCCGCACGGAAATGACTGTCCTCCGGCATTAAAGTTGGTGGCGTGTATGTTGCTCATGGAAATTACCGGTTTCCTGAGAGAAACGTACCAAACACTACCGAAAATATCCAGACTGtcaaccaaagaaaaacaagttccgtGGGATAAAGTGTGCCG TGAAACAAATCGTCGCTGGTCTATGGCATTGAGTTCAATGGGACACTCGCAAACTTCTGCCCAAAGCTTGCAGTCGATCGCTGGTCAAGCTGAACGCAAAATATCGTTCGTTCTCCAGGAGCCGGACAATGAGTCCGAAGGTAGTAGCAACACAACATTAACAATACAAGGCGAGGAAGTCGTACAAC AAGCCCAAAAGCGATCCATCACTACTACGAGAAACTTCCTTTTAAGACGTGGAACTTCCACAACTCCTGCTGGCGGCTCTTTCAAACGACGGTCTTTGAAACTGAGGCGTGGTGCCAAGGATTTAAAGGATAATGATGATT ATCCCGTTCGACGGACAGATTCCATACAGTCCCGCCGAAAGGTGTCATCTTTGTCCGACCGCAGTGACAACTCTGAACCAGGACAAGTCAGTGGCGGCGAAGAATCACCGGGCATTTTGAG TGATGATCAACCACCGGAATCGCCTTGTGATTCCAACGATTCCGATGAAACAGCGAAAAATCTTCCGTGGTTGCGTTCTGTTACGGCGTTCTTAAACTCTTTCAACTACTATTGTGATCATCAAAACTTCTGTCATCCGTATTGCTATCGGAGACACATGCGAGGAGCGACTCGTCTGGTGAAGGCCGTTCGAAAG atTTATGGTGAGGAATTCGGCTTATTACCGATGGCATTCAATAGCATGGCAGATTCTGGCAAGAATAATACGCGCCGAGATCGCCCTAAGCAAGGACGCAAAGTATCCGATCAAAGCTCTTCACTAACGTCGCCTTCGCGACGAAAGGATAGTATTACCAAGCGTGACAG AATAATTCAAGACGACTCAGAACCCAATACTTCGCAATACTCTCAACGAAtagatgaaaacaaaaaaatgcaggAACCAGCACTGATcttgaaatatttgaaaaatcatGTCCGTGATATGTTTCACGTGCCGATTTGCACTCTTGTCAAGGGTGCCGCAGTCTTAACAGAAGAACAATTTATAGACATTACTCCCGTGGCATGGGAACTTCTTCTCGAATCAAATCAGGAAGTGTCCGCTGCGTCTGCAGCCCTGTTTATTTTGGCTTCAGTGAAGGCTCCTACCACGGCGTCAGAGCTAATGCAACGAGCCTTGAAGCATAAGAATCCTAACATCCGAATTGAAGCGATGCTACGTTATCAGGTGCTTTGGAAGAATCGTTTTCAGGTGTGGCCTAGAATGGAGGAGGGAGCTCATTTGTCTTTCAAGGTACCACCACCTGGAATAGAATTTACTCTTCCTTCCCCTAAAATTGGCATAGAAAGTTTGCCTGTTGTTGATCCTCCCTGGAGCCCCCGACAGCAGAACAAAGATATGGAAGTTACTCTCAACCAGGAAAGACAT CGATCTTTAGTGACAGCAACAAAAACACGCAAAAAGCAGCAAACTGAAGCCATCCGCCACGCCATTCAACAACAGGAAGACAAACAACGTTCTGAAAGGCAAAGCTTCCTTATAACAACAATCCCACTGACACAGCAGGCAGCATACGAGCCAGGCCTCGATCACGGCCCTGGCGAGGATCATATCGAAGAGGAAGAGGATGGTGCCCGATCAGCGATTCATATGCACGCCGCCCACTCTGTCTTCCCCTCGTGCTTGTGTTCCTCGGTAATGCAAATCGTTGCCTGTCTCGATGATGCCGCTGTGAACGCAGACGGCTGCTCGGTTTATGAGACGGCTTATCAGGTAATCTGGGTTTGTTTGGTGGAGGACTCCGCCCTCTTTTTACGCTACGTTCTCGAGAGACTGACCAGGGATCATCAGGACCAAATGTTCAAGCTGTTGAGACATTTAATCAGATTCGTGCCCAGGTTACCGCAACAAGCAGCGTTTGCCCTATACAACTACATCATTGGATACGTTATGTTCTACGTGCGTTCCACACACGAATGCAGCCAGCAG TTGGTAGGTTCAGCTCTCTCGGTGCTATGGATGATAGTTCACAGTGTGCACGGAATCATGTTCAAGGATTTGAAGCAGATTCTTCGGAAGGAGCAATGTGACGCATCTATTATGTTAACGGCAAATGTTCCGTCAGCCAAAAAAATCGTAGTTCACGGACCAGAAG ACGAAGGTGGAATCCCATCCCAATTTCCGGTGCAAGAAGATACCCAATTTACACAGCTTTTGACGGAGTCACTGGATTTTTTCGGAATCGATGAGAAAAAGTTCAatcagtttcaactggtagatTACAAAACCCACCAAATACTGAATCCCAACTGGTATGTGAGGGATTTATATTTCTTCAAACGGTCGCAATATCCACAGCTGCGGTTGTTGGAGATGAAACCCGAAGAAGCATTCAACGCTTTGCAAAGGCAAGAGCTGTACAAAAAGTTTGTTGAAATCGGAAAAGTTCATCTCACTTGGGCCATTTTAAAGAATGTCGATATGGTGGTACAGCGAGTGGTGTTTCTACACGAGGAACTGATGAAGCTTCCGTCATTTCCGCGGAAAGCCTTGGAAGTTGACTTGGACTTACATCAAGGTGGCGAGCTCGGTAAAGAACTATTAGGTCTAGACGTACTGCACAAATTCATGTGGGTGCGTTTGATAGCTCGAATGTTCGAAGCAATGGCTGGCAACTTTGCCTACTCGGCGGATATCCAGTTGTTTTTGAACGTACTCTCGGGAGCTGCTCTTCTGCATTCGGAAGATTCGTGTATAATGCGCTATGTCACGGCTACATTcatcaatgcagcattcaatttcaaaaatatattttctacgAATGGGTATTTTATGATAATGCCAACCCTTTTGCAAGTTTATTCCCTGCATCAAACCAACAAACTGGTCACAACAACAATCGAATATGCGGTCAAACAATTCTATCTACTAAATCGAAAACCATTCATTCTGCAGATGTTTGGATCAGTTTCCGCTATATTGGACACTGATGAAGACGGTGCGTATGGCGAGGCACATAAAGTACAATCCAGTTGTTTGTTCAATCTATTGCTGAGCTTAGAAACTCCATCGCCAGATCCACTGAATATCGCGGAACTCGTTAAGGAATCCAAACCGCTTAAAGCTATTGATTTCTGTTATCATGATGAAGATGAAATGGTGACTGTTTTGGACTGCATTACCCTGTGTGTCATGGTGGTATCTTATTCTGCAGAAAGTACTAGAGGATATCAAATGTTG ATAATTTTGGAAGCTATTCTACCATGCTACATGCAACAAATTCAATCCCCCAGTTACGTTCCTTTGGAAGGAAAATGCGAGCGTGATATTATATTACAATTGGCGGTTGCTATAAGAACAATGGTACACAACTGCGAAGGTCTTTCCAA GAGTTACAATGGCCCCTTCCGGAATAGTCCTGAGCACAAGGGTTCCAGCCAAAGAAACTGTTCCCGTGGTCCACCTTGCTCACCGGGTCTGGATTTTGATGAAGAATCACACTCGAAGTATGTTAGCGATGTGGGTCGTACGAAAATTATAAATGAATCCGTCGAAGATTCGGAAACTATCCGTGCTGAGTTTCGGCGTCCTCGTGATGTCTTGCTGTCCGTGGTCGGGGAATTTATAACACGCGCTTCTACTCGTTTGAATGAAATCGCACGGAAACAGGGAGAGGGAAAGCCAGTTGAGCTTCTAGATGTCAAATGTCACGTTCGTCTAGCGGAAATCGCTCACTCCCTGCTGAAGGTGTCACCCTACGATCCGGAGTCTATGGCTTGCCGTGGATTACAACGATACATGCAGTTTCTATTTCCCAAAGCTGAGTGGGCAGATGATCATGGCATGAAACCTGCACTGGTTACTATTCTGAGAAGACTGGATaaggtgtttttgaaaatttcaaagaaaACTTCCATTCGA CGCAATACCGACTGGGAAGCAGCTGCAGGGCTCTTGAAAGGGGTGTACGAGGCAATTGTCCGTTATCCACATGTGCTCCATTGGCGTGAAATGAAAGCTTTTCTCACGACAGTTCAAAACTTGATAGTAAATGAGCCAGGAAACTTTTTAGAAGGTGTATCAAGTGCTGGAGCTGCACTTATGTCGAAAAGCCCACCTCCGTTTTTCTGTTCTCAGGTTGTGCGTTTAGTTGCACTTCAAGTTGTTAGTCCTGCGGACTCATTATCATTAGGGCTGGAGCAAATATGTGGAGGAAGTGTGGAATTTCCAACTCAGGAAAAGGCCGAAAGATTTATGATGCATCTGTTAATGCCACTGTGCCTCAAAGTGTGCAGTGGAAGAAGCATTTCCGATATTGGAGAGCTAAAGCAATCAGATGTATCGTTTCTGGTCACCGCCGTTCTAAATGCAATGAGCCCCGTGGCAGGAAGAACCACTCAATCAGGTGTTCAAAGTAATCGCACAGGAGCCGATATTAGGGCCGGTTCGCTGACTTTTACTGGAAGTCGTGATGCAAAAAGACCAGCCAAAATATCAACTTCGCTCTATCAAGCCACATTTCTAGCGCTACGTGTGCTTTGCATTTGCTTCGAACCTAGACTGGCTAACGAATGGCCTCGTATTGTGCGAGTCATGCGAGACTTGGGACGGCGTAATGAAGCTGCTCCTGAGCTTTGGAGCTTTCTAGAATTTGTTGTTACCCAGAGAACACCGCTTTACATCGTGCTTATGCCATTTATTCTTCACAAG ATATCACAACCCCCGATCGGAGATCATGAGAGGCACATGCAATTTTTAATACGAGAGCGAATGCGAGGAATGCCACCAACAGGAGGCGTAAAATCGAGGGGTGCCATTTTACTTGAGCTTGCCAGAGAAATAAGAGATTTGCGGGAGGAACTGGAGGAGAAAAGATACG ATCGAGAACCTCCACCAGCAGAATCAGCGAGACGAGAAGTTCCGAACGTATCTTTACCACAGGAACCCCCGAAACATCAGCAACGACCATCACTGATTTCCATGTTCACAGGAGGTCCTCAAGCTCCAAGTTTTTCATCCTACCAACAAGATTCGAGAAGCGGAACCGGAGTTTGTACACCTAGTGATACTCTTTCTCAGCAAACGCTTCACGCTCCTAGAGGCGAGTCTTTATCCAGCTCTACAACCACAACGAACAAAGAAATTATGATGGCCGACAGTCAGAGCGGTGATGGCATAACACTAACACCCGGGATTGTTCCAGAGGGGTCAATCATACGACAGGGTCCTTTGTCTAGCATTTTAACAGAAAGTGGAAGTTATCCTCACCTAACACACTCCATCTCGATGCAAACATCAAGCAAGGTGCAACCTCCGAAACTGCGTTTTGTCTCATCAGTAGAATTCAAAACGTCATCGGGTGAGACAGCCACCACTCCTCTCTCCCCGGATAGCTTGGCAGATGACAGCTCAGGGGAGAATCAGAAACACCGCCTACAGCGCTCAAGGGCCCAAAGCAGAAAGACTTTCCGCTGTCGTCGTGGTACAACTCGTTCCAATAATCATAGTATCGAGTCGCATCCGCCACCAACGGTGACTGCGGTTGTTGGCGGAAGTCTGCCCCATCCCGTACCAGGTGAACCGCATGAACTAAtcaacaaaaatattacagCTATCGGAGATCTCTCGTGGGACTCCGTTTCTCAAACGTCGTCCACCTCCGGATACCGTGACAATTACAGTCTGCAAACAGGGTTACTCTCACCGGACGGTTCCCTTACCGGGGCCGCCCTAGGAGGCCGTTCGTCCTCACAGCACTCGTTGCTGATGCTTTTTGAAACCCAGGACGAAGATACATTGATTTAA